ttacagacatgtatcaCCACCCCAGCTCAGAGtccttttattatttcctgtggaATAATTTACAGGGTGTTAGTTACAGTaaatagagaggagaaaggaagtaaggCTATACCACCTTATTCTAAAACTAGAggacatttttaattattaagatgACCTATTTCTATATAAACTACTAGAGCCAGAAGTCTTGCTGCTAAAGCAGAGAGTATCAAATTGAAATGACCAATTAGTATAACCTATGTGAAGATATCATGAGAAATAGCTGAAAGGATGTCGTGATTGATTAGCGATGTCTGCCACAGTCATAGGAATGGAAACTGGGTACGAATGCTATCCATTGCCATCCTCTTGGCAGCAgttcctctccagcctcccattgCAGAGGAGTTTCTCCCTTCTCATGTCCTTTCCTCACGACTCCTCTCTCCCTTCAGATTGTCACCTTTAGGGACTATCTACCCATCCTACTGGGGGATGAGATGCAGAAGTGGATACCCCCATACCAAGGCTACAGTGAAACTGTAGACCCCCGAATTTCCAATGTCTTCACCTTTGCTCTCCGCTTTGGCCACTTGGAGGTCCCCTCCACTGTCTCTTGCCTGGATGAGAATTATCAGCCCTGGGGTTCAGAACCTGAGCTCCCTCTGCACACGCTCTTCTTCAACACCTGGAGGCTGGTCAAAGACGGTGAGTCTCTTCAGGGAGTGCTCTGGCCTGAGCCCTCTCATTCTCCAACTTGTAGGGACTCCTGGTGTGAGGATCACCTTCCAGACACTTCCTGTGTGAGGTGGACAAGAGAATTCATCTCACTGAGTCTtgatttccttgtctgtaaaataaGGGCAACAGTAGTACCATCTCATAGGATAGCGAATGAAATGAGGCAGATGTGTAGAACACTCTGTTGTGATCCTAAGACACAAAGAGTGATCAGGAAACAATAGCTGTTTCCTCCCTCTGGCTTCCCACTGTCTAAGATTCTTCTGCCTTTTCCTGCCCTAGGCATCTCTGGACTCTGAAAACAGAATTTGTGAGCTTGGTAAATTGTGCTGTTCTAGAACCTTCTTTCTCCATGAGGTGTCATAGGTTGGGTGCAACTTTCTTATTCCTCATTTGAGACTGACTTTCCTTCAAGTTTAACCAGGCAGGGCTGTTTCCTGAAGACATGTGGTCCATTTTCCTCGGGGAGAATGTGTGGAAAATGAAGGAGCTGACGCCATGAGctaagacatgaaaaaaaaaacctcttgttAGTCATTCACCGATCAGCCCATGAGTGCCCTTTTCTGTCACCTCAGAAAGCATAGCCTGGACTCCTCTTACCTGGCACAAAAGGAAGGCTGCATtgtgctcttctctctctgcctccagccagAGATACCCCAGCCGTTTCCATTTCCTATTGAGAGAAGCTCTCTGGGGCAGAGAGGGCCCAGCATGGAGGATGCCCTCACCCTACTCCAGTCTGAAGGATGGATCTTGGTGTCCCTCTGCAGGTGGAATTGACCCTCTGGTTCGAGGCCTGCTGGCCAAGAAGGCCAAGTTGGTGCGTCAGGATAAAATGATGACTGGGGAACTCCGCAACATGCTGTTCCAGCCGAATCACACCATCCATggcagtgctgtgggacggtctgtatgtcaaattgctctgattggtcaataaataaaacactgattggccagtggccaggcaggaagtaggtgggacaaggagagaggagaactgtgggaagcagaaggctgaggcggagagacgctgcaagccgccgccatgaccagcagcatgtgaagacgccggtaagccaccagccacgtggcaaggcatagatttatgaaaatgattaatttaagccataagaacagttagtaagaagcctgccacggccatacagtttgtaagcaatataagtgtctgtgtttacttggttgggtctgagcggctgtgggactggcgggtgacaaagatttgtcctgactgtgggcaaggcaggaaaactctagctacagcttcGACCTGGCTGCCATCAACATACAGCGCAGCCGAGACCACGGACAGCCTGGTGAGTGGGTCTGGACTCTCACCTGGTCTGGAGAACTTTTTGGCTACCTTCTGGGGCTCCTGGACACTGTCCACTGGAACTCCAAGGAGCCAATCATTGCTGAAGCCAGAGGCACGCCCATTTCACAAACCCACATAAGACATGCAGGAAATGGAGTCTTCTGTTTTCCTAATGCAGAGATGTGACTACACACCTGCTGTTATCTTAGTGCCCCAGAAGAAAATGAGAGCAACAACGACCTTATTGAACCAGTTTAAAAGCCCAGAGCAGAAGCGCCAGATGTGGTGCCATCAACAGGAAAGCCCAGTTCTCCAGAGGCCATGGCAGGAAGATTGTTCTTTCAAACCTAGCATGAGCTCCGCAGAGAAACCTTaactggaagaggaggaagagaggaggaagggagggaaggatggagatcTGGTGGAGTTTTTCTTTGTACACATGAAAAGCAGTTTTGTTGTCCTAAGAGCCAGGTTGCTTGAGATCAGATCTCAGCAGGCCATGTACCAGCCCTCTTAGTTGCTGGTCTCATTCACTGTGGTAAAACACCCGAGAAACACAATGGAAGGACGGGTTTAATGTGGATCACAGTGTGAAGGTGCTGTCAGTCCATCGTGCAGGGTAGGCACGGTACCCGGACCACGACCCAGCTGGTCACAGTGTAGCCGTGGTGGGGAAACAGCGAGTGATGGATGCTGGTGCAGTATCCTTCCCCTTTATGTTCAGgccacaggctgctgctgctcatgTTCAGGGTCTTCCCATCGTAATTAACCCTCTCTAGACACTCTCTCATGCGCATGCCCAGAGATGTCTCCAAAAGTATTCCAGATCTTGCCACACTGACAATCGGTATCAACAGTCACACTAGTTCCAGGACTCGAGGCAGGCTTCAACAGCTTGGTTCTCATTTGTTTGCATGGCCCTTGGTGTAGTGCCCAGACCCAGAGTCACAGGTAAGCTGTCACCCCCCAAACTGAAGTACCGTAGATGAAAAGCCATGCATCATATTTCCCTTGTCCTGAAAGCTCTGATCCCAGCCTTTCCCGGCTTCTGGGGGTAGAGTGGTGGCACCCCAAGGGAAAACTCGAGTGACCGGTCCCTGGATGAGCCAGCCCTGTCTTTCCTCCCCTAGGGTACAACTCCTGGAGAGCTTTCTGTGGCCTGTCACAGCCAAAGACACTAGAAGAGCTGAGTGCTGTCCTGAGAAATGAGGTACTGGCCAAGAGGCTGCTGGATCTCTATGGAACCCCCGACAACATCGATATCTGGTTAGGGGCCATTGCTGAACCGCTGGTCCACAGGGGTCGAGTAGGGCCTCTCCTGACCTGCCTCCTGGGACAGCAGTTTCAGCGGAtctgagatggagacaggcaagtAAAACCACTGACTGGGGCAGAAGGAGCCCTTCCCTTGGGCAGGGGTCCCCAATGTTCTTCATGAGGTCTGACTCCATAGGTCATCATAGGAGGAGTTTTCCATGTTCCCAAGGACATCCTTTGGCAGTGTATGGAGCAGCTAGCCACTGGACTGTGCGACATGACCCCGCTCTGTCCTTGTAGGTTCTGGTGGGAGAACCCTGGGGTCTTCACAGAGAAGCAACGGGATTCTCTACAGAAGGTGTCCTTCTCCAGACTCGTCTGTGACAACACTGCCATCAACAAGGTCCCGCTGAACCCATTCCAGGCCAACAGCTACCCCCATGGCTTTGTGGACTGCTCTTCTGTTGATAAGCTCGACCTCTCCCCCTGGGCCTCAGTGAAGAAGTAGAAACCTCCTGCCCATGGCTCCCTGCACTGTGCATGCCCATGGTCCAAGATGTCATTTCAAGCACGTTCAATCACCTGGTCCTTTCAAGTTGGACACCCAAGTCCCACATCTTCATTTCTTGCATCCTCCAGATGGTGGTCAAAGGTGGCCtcagcctttctgtctcttctgcttGGGTCCCACCACCTCCATGCCACCCTCTCTGCCTGTGGAAATCATCCTCTAACAAGATGCCCCTCCAGCTTGTCAGGTGTCACCTGCCCTCTTCCTGAATGAGCACTGACTGAGACTGTGACCTCTGACCCTTAGGTTTCCTCCTATCCTCCCAGACTCGATTATAAGCATCCTGAGCCACAGACTCCCCATCTGCTTCTGGATATGGCTTGTGGCACTCAGCATGGTGTTCACCACACAAAATGCTCAATAAATCTCCAACTGTCCCTTCCTAGGAACAGGTCTTGCAACCACGGCTATAAGTACCCGGATGCGTAGTGTCCAGATGTGTCTTACGGCTAAGAGGTCCTGGGCATCAATCAGTCTGATGGGGAGAATCGTAACTGAGTGAGGTGCAAGAGCTCTCAAAGCAGAGAGGAGGCAAGGGGCttctgggtaaaaaaaaaaaatccaataccaCAGAGCAATGAGAGAGTGATCTTGGGGTGACACTGCTGTGGGGTACCCCGGGTAACCAAGCCTGGATTTCCAGGAACTAAAACTGATCTCATCAGTCCTCTAAGAAACACGCTATTTGTCCTGGACAGTAGTCCTTGGATGCTGTATAGCTTCTAAAGTGGTGGCTGCAGAACATTCCTTGGACTGTGGCCCAATGAGTATTTATACAGCCTTTACTTTTTTCACAGGGTCTCATGTTATATCTTAGGTGGGCTTGAACAGACTATGTAGTCCAGAGTAGCCCCAAATTCTCTATCCTCCTAAATTTACATGACTTCAGTCTTCTTAGTGCTGGAATGTATACCATTGCCTggttgacgtgtgtgtgtgtgtgtgtgtgtgtgtgtgtgtgtgtgtgtgtgtgtgtgtgtgtgttataaaagccctccaggggctggagagacggctcagtggttaagaacactggctgctcttccagaggacgctgGTTCAATTTACAGCACCAGCAAAGCTGTTCTCAattgtctgaaactccagtcccagagtatcctctgccctcttctggcctccgtgagtactgcatgcatgtggcatcTAGGGgtagtgcaggcaaaacacccatataagtaataaacaaaaatctataattaaataaataataaaatgaaagaccCTCCAATGTACAGTGACCTAACTAAAACTCCAGCACCAAAGAAATGAATTAGTTAATGAAGTGATTAATTGGTTAGTTAATTGACTAATTCAATTTACCTTTGATAGGCCTGATGGTATAGGATTTCATACTTTCAAGATGACCAGTGCTACAGAGCAAGCTCAAGGTCAGCTTGGACAAcccagcaagaccttgtctcaaaataaaaaaagggctggagactTAGCTCAGTGATATTGTGTTTGCCTATCGTAcacaaggcccttggttcaatATCAGCACCACAGAGGGAAAGTATCCTACAGGTAAAGACCAAATAATCAGAGATTCATTTCCCATCATTGGAGATTTCCTTGGGCAGTCCTTGATCATAGCCCCATTCTGCAACCCACCAGCCTTAGatgagcgcccccccccccccgtgagcaTCCCTCTCCTCCTCAGTGAGGTAAAGGTGAGAAGTCCGTGACCTTCCACTCCCCACGGTGAGAGCCTAGCTTTACCTCACCATttgaggtgatattttatttgtgctttaaaaaataaatcttgcgTGAAGATCAGAGTGAAGAGCTAGCCACTTCAGGctaggcagtggcggcacacacctttaatcccagcactttggaggaggAAACTGGAATTGTATGGCTGGCCATAGAGAGGAAGTAATAAGacggggtggagacaggagctcagctcctTTCATGGTctgaggattcggtagaggtAAGGCTGGCTGCTTTACCTTACTGGTCCCTCAGCATATACCCTGATATCTGGATAAAtattgggtttttattattaagaccaattgggattcgtgctacatctggtgcccaccATGCACAGGGCTGGCTCTTTgacttcttctctcctggtgggttgtgggctctccctGGGCCCCCTCCTCACACTGCTACCACATTAGGTAACTGCCTTGAAATCTGatcaggcttctactgttctactcaGAAGCAGTCAGTCTCATATCTGAATAGACATCAGCAGCAGATTTGTaagacaattgggaattcttaaaggaaaggattagttaaaagagagttttttcccacattaaaaaatgggaaacactaatACAATGGAGATAGTTAGGTCTCTATATGATTACATGATGTACAGTTTGAAAATGGAATAATTAGaggagaggataattaatttagatgggatttatgtaatgtcagttataaatattatcagtttgatcatttttacttttattattaaaaacgTCAGCTAATATGAGTcccaaaataaaagtttaagaaaaacttattaaaacagatcatagagctattcagacccagacagaggaatttaaaggagaatcaatttcagcattgcattataaggttacagaggaaCAGCCTACGGTTTTTCAAACAGCCAAACTTAATTTATTCAGTAACCTTACaagaactgccaaatgatacatATTCCCTagactgtgtaagagctgaatgaactcctgtgcaaatgttagatttgaggagattcaaggaagtgatagtctcatacAGCATGcgttcaccttttgtgaagcagatgctAAACtggtggtcaacttgtaatagaattatccctcactACTGGAGAGATCTGGTTACAGAAGTTTTGGAGGttggtcctcaattacaatggaggacctggtggaaagatgaggctaagaccattgaacaatgaagaaGGGCTAGAGGTCTGGAAATCTCCCAaaaccaacttcttggagaagagaTTATGCTAATGCAGAAAGGCAAtttctatatgatgaccacactctGGCTTTATGCCCTGAGGCAGTCTTgagtgcttgggacagaattgaagaagtaggaaagaaaactgaatcatTTACTAAAGTCATACAGGGTCCCAAAGAaactttcactgatttcttacaaagattgacttcagcagtaaagagaatgataccaaattcaggagctagataaataataattgaatctctggcttttgaaaataccaatgcacaatgcaaaagcgtaattaggccattaaaggcaagatcagcaccctttgaggaatggatctgaggtacaatcaatattgaatctcataaccatgatgatgcttggataggagaggtgatttctaaaggtttgaagaaaaatcaaaatgtcaaatgtttcaattgtggtaaagaaggtcacctaaaaagggattgtaaacagggtgttcctagaaacaatgatttttctaagaataatcccaacagaatgtccctcccttctggattatgcagaaagtGTGACAAAGGCAAAcactggactaatgaatgtataTCAACAAGAGACAATCAAGGTAACCTTTTACCATTGGGAAACACCTTGAAGGGCCTCTTGCAGGCTcccatgtcaaattcagttcagttgtTTCCTGTCATTGTGAAGGAAActtcttcccagagcaattaaagaacctaatgtcTATTGTAGGAAACCATattgctctggatgatagaacagctatagaagagaaaacaaaaaattcaggagaaaccataaagcaaatattttggcaaactataaatgaacaaaattaaaatacaaataaatgatgtcATTGAAGATCTTGTAGATACAGGTGaggatgtaacaataattgcaccagaatcttggcatccaaattggcctcttcaggaggtaagtgttcagcttttagggattggaatattatctcaggtaaaacagcatgagatgggtcaaatgtataggaccaaaaggacagagaagaaaattaaagccacatGTGACTAAcgtagcaatgaatttatgggcacatgatttgttacagcaatggaataccaaGATTAACATttttccaatctcagaaacaaaccataaattaatgcatgtttctggggaaaatattagaagatttgtaacatgaatcctaattggtcttaataaaaaaaaacccagagccagatattggggtcagtaaaggaaccagccactagagagacttattacttctaccaaatcctcagcctgaaagggactgagctcctccctcctcccaccttatagtcctctctctgcctagctatatCACTTTGTGTccccacctctctagtgctggaattaaaggtgtgagatgtgctgggaacaaaggtgtgtgccaccactgccctggtctgtttctcttttagatcaaatcaatcttgtgtagcccagggtggccttgaactcacagagatctgtctgcctctgcctcctgagtactgggattaaagttgtgtgccaccactgcctgcctctatgactaactagtgacttagctccacactctgatcttcaggcaaggtttatttgttagatcacaaacaaaatatcaccacaggtattataaagaacattcAAGTTGTAAAAGAACAGGGCACagcagctgctgatctttcaaagtcACCAACAGTCCTACCTTTAAAATTGTTGACAGACAAACCTGTATGGGttgagcaatggcctttaacatcagagaaactgcaagccttagaacagctggtataggagcagttaaatgctcagcatattgaagaatcaaccagcccttggaattctcctgtatttgttattaaaaagaaatctgaaaaattgagaatggtaacagatctaagagctgttaAGAAGgcaattcagccaatgggctctctacagtttgaaattcctttgccttctctgttacctaaaggatggcctcttatagttattgatttaaaagattgtttcttcactaaacccttacaagaaaaagacaaagaaaaatttgccttcatggcACCTCCTTAAATAATTCTCAGCctattaagagatatcaatgaaagcttctcccacagggaatgttaaattgtcccaccctgtgccaatattttgtatgacagccattggaaatgatacataagcaatttcctcaatctatagtttaccattacatggaACACACATCTTAccagctgattcaaatgtagatactttagagaaaaggtttgaagaagtaaagaaaaattttccttgttggggattacaaattgctcctaaaaaaATACGAAGAggagattatattaattatttaggatataaaataggtctacaaaaaattagaccttAAAAgttgcaaattaggagagatcaattgaggactcttaatgactttcaaagatttctAGGAGATATTTCCAATCTACGGCCCACTATTGGGgtgaaaaatgatgaactgagtaatttgttcaaaaccttaaaaggtgacaaagacttaaatcgtccaagagaattatcagctgaggctgagagagaattgacttTAGTGGAAGAGAAATTA
This Peromyscus leucopus breed LL Stock chromosome 8b, UCI_PerLeu_2.1, whole genome shotgun sequence DNA region includes the following protein-coding sequences:
- the LOC119086983 gene encoding lactoperoxidase-like, whose translation is MARFHRRRLRSRTSSDSPRLPHTVRRRIKIRICGEEQAGCDDQLAHSRRPVQRDDISSSPASHCRGVSPFSCPFLTTPLSLQIVTFRDYLPILLGDEMQKWIPPYQGYSETVDPRISNVFTFALRFGHLEVPSTVSCLDENYQPWGSEPELPLHTLFFNTWRLVKDGGIDPLVRGLLAKKAKLVRQDKMMTGELRNMLFQPNHTIHGSAVGRFDLAAINIQRSRDHGQPGYNSWRAFCGLSQPKTLEELSAVLRNEVLAKRLLDLYGTPDNIDIWLGAIAEPLVHRGRVGPLLTCLLGQQFQRI